A genome region from Clupea harengus chromosome 7, Ch_v2.0.2, whole genome shotgun sequence includes the following:
- the LOC116221209 gene encoding THAP domain-containing protein 6-like has product MRGITFHKFPKEKELRRQWEFAVRREHFSASDYSVLCSEHFKLDDFDRTGQIARIRDGAKPTVFIFQRLGVSLGYKELREHPYAMPASPTGLKTRLSEALARVESLERDRRNTKVRERRAKKTVHGLLEDLRGKNLINEELKERLDFYSGKIKL; this is encoded by the exons ATGCGTGGAATAACCTTTCACAA GTTTCCCAAAGAGAAGGAGTTGAGGAGGCAGTGGGAATTTGCTGTTAGAAGGGAACATTTTTCCGCCAGTGACTACTCCGTGCTCTGCAGTGAGCACTTTAAGCTGGATGACTTTGACAGGACAGGTCAGATTGCCAGGATTAGGGATGGCGCTAAACCAACAGTCTTCATTTTCCAAAGACTAGGTGTATCACTAGGCTATAAGGAGTTGAGA GAACACCCCTATGCAATGCCTGCATCTCCCACTGGTCTGAAGACTAGACTCAGTGAAGCCTTGGCTAGGGTGGAGAGTCTGGAGCGAGATAGGAGGAACActaaggtacgagaacggagggcaaaaaAAACGGTGCATGGTCTTCTGGAGGATCTCAGGGGGAAGAACCTCATAAATGAAGAGCTGAAAGAAAGGCTTGATTTTTACTCAGGTAAAATTAAACTTTGA